One window from the genome of Aeromonas sp. FDAARGOS 1405 encodes:
- the mobA gene encoding molybdenum cofactor guanylyltransferase MobA: MTSKSDSHSDPVAVSAVILAGGRATRMGGEDKGWVALAGRPLIDHVLARLRPQVDEVLINANRSQARYQALAPVISDDNNDYLGPLAGMQAGLAAARHDWVLFVPCDGPALPLDLMSRFRAALTPQTELVVAHDGDWLQPVVALLHKSLLPSLTSALAEGERKIDIWFARHHMAVVSFADQPDAFINLNSPAELAAYEARLLAPAIDPQQGVTS, encoded by the coding sequence ATGACTTCAAAAAGCGACAGCCACTCTGATCCCGTTGCCGTATCAGCAGTGATCCTGGCAGGAGGCCGCGCCACCCGGATGGGAGGCGAAGACAAGGGATGGGTAGCACTGGCGGGACGCCCTCTTATCGACCACGTTCTGGCACGGCTGCGCCCCCAGGTGGATGAGGTGCTGATCAACGCCAACCGCAGTCAGGCCCGCTATCAGGCGCTAGCTCCGGTCATCAGCGATGACAACAACGACTATCTCGGCCCGCTGGCGGGCATGCAGGCAGGTCTTGCTGCCGCCCGTCACGACTGGGTGCTGTTTGTCCCCTGCGACGGCCCCGCACTGCCGCTGGATCTGATGAGCCGCTTTCGCGCCGCCCTGACCCCACAGACCGAGCTGGTAGTGGCCCACGACGGCGACTGGTTGCAACCCGTGGTGGCCCTGCTGCACAAATCCCTGCTCCCCTCCCTCACCTCAGCACTGGCAGAGGGTGAGCGCAAAATCGATATCTGGTTTGCCCGCCACCATATGGCGGTGGTGAGCTTTGCCGATCAGCCGGATGCCTTTATCAATCTCAATAGCCCTGCCGAGCTGGCTGCCTACGAGGCCCGTCTGCTTGCCCCGGCTATCGACCCCCAACAAGGAGTCACCTCATGA
- a CDS encoding energy-coupling factor ABC transporter ATP-binding protein: protein MALTAHQLTMRFGERQLFEIDRLAIAPGDAIWLHGANGVGKTTLLKILAGLLAPTRGHTNLPGRWQQRLNRLLKRDLGPGRVTYLHQTPYLFDRTVHDNVAWALDKQLGSEIRVFEALRRVELEGLAREHISILSGGERQRLAMARAWALQPAFLLMDEPTANLDTHSVALMAALAQDLREHGSGLVVISHQSNALTDLCERQWTLARGQLQETTPLKIIERHDFKKRQPL from the coding sequence ATGGCTCTGACCGCCCACCAGCTGACGATGCGCTTTGGCGAGCGCCAGCTGTTCGAGATTGACCGGCTCGCCATCGCACCAGGGGATGCCATCTGGCTGCATGGAGCCAACGGGGTGGGCAAGACCACTCTGCTCAAGATCCTGGCGGGGCTGCTGGCACCTACCCGCGGCCACACCAATCTGCCGGGACGCTGGCAACAGCGGCTCAACCGGCTGCTCAAGCGGGATCTGGGGCCGGGCCGGGTCACCTATCTGCACCAGACCCCCTATCTGTTCGATCGCACAGTGCACGACAACGTGGCCTGGGCGCTCGATAAACAACTCGGCAGCGAGATCCGGGTGTTCGAGGCGCTGCGCCGGGTCGAGCTGGAGGGGCTGGCGCGGGAGCACATCAGCATTTTGTCCGGTGGCGAACGGCAACGGCTGGCGATGGCCCGCGCCTGGGCGCTGCAACCGGCCTTTCTGCTGATGGATGAGCCCACCGCCAATCTGGACACACATTCGGTTGCCCTGATGGCCGCATTGGCGCAAGATCTGCGGGAACATGGCAGCGGCCTGGTCGTCATCAGCCACCAGAGCAACGCCCTGACCGACCTGTGCGAGCGGCAATGGACCCTCGCCCGTGGCCAGCTGCAAGAGACGACCCCTTTAAAAATCATCGAGCGACATGACTTCAAAAAGCGACAGCCACTCTGA
- a CDS encoding ABC transporter permease, with product MPTLIDTTLAALALLFSGDTELWQVVGVSFSVSCIALLLVLLPALLLGFALAYLPLPGRWLWLSCINTLQSVPTVVIGLLLYMLLSRAGPFGDWKLLFTQQAMVVGQMLIAFPVIATMAHAAFVQSDRRAWETALTLGVSWPKALIGLMHECRFGLLAAIIGAFSRIVTEVGCSMMVGGNILHFTRNIPTAIALETQKGAFTQGVALGIVLLTLALLLNLLLTACRGHSYLKN from the coding sequence ATGCCGACATTGATCGACACGACATTGGCGGCCCTCGCCCTGCTGTTCAGTGGTGACACTGAACTGTGGCAGGTGGTGGGGGTCTCCTTCTCCGTCTCCTGCATCGCTCTGCTGCTGGTGCTGCTGCCCGCCTTGCTGCTGGGCTTTGCGCTGGCCTATCTGCCGCTGCCCGGCCGCTGGCTCTGGCTCTCCTGCATCAATACCCTGCAATCGGTGCCGACCGTGGTGATTGGCCTCTTGCTCTACATGCTGCTGTCGCGGGCCGGCCCTTTTGGCGACTGGAAGCTGCTCTTTACTCAGCAGGCGATGGTGGTGGGGCAGATGCTGATCGCCTTCCCGGTGATCGCCACCATGGCCCACGCGGCGTTTGTCCAGAGCGACCGGCGTGCCTGGGAGACAGCCCTGACCCTGGGGGTCTCCTGGCCCAAGGCGCTGATCGGCCTGATGCACGAGTGCCGCTTTGGCCTGCTGGCCGCCATCATCGGCGCCTTTAGCCGCATCGTCACCGAGGTGGGCTGCTCCATGATGGTGGGGGGCAATATCCTGCACTTTACCCGCAATATCCCCACCGCCATCGCACTGGAGACCCAGAAAGGGGCCTTCACCCAAGGAGTGGCGCTCGGCATAGTGCTGCTCACCCTCGCCCTCTTGCTCAACCTGCTGCTGACGGCGTGTCGCGGCCACAGCTATCTGAAGAACTGA
- a CDS encoding substrate-binding domain-containing protein: MTIKTSLKRFALSLATSLLIAGVAHAEADTNATKAPIRLATTTSTEQSGLLGWLLPQFTKETGYPVQVMAAGTGQSLKMGENGDADLVMTHAPSAEKKFVDAGFGIEPVHLMYNDFVIVGPTKDPAGLAKLHDAAKGLQAIKDKGQTFISRGDESGTHIKEQTLWQAADVKPEFAGYKSIGQGMGPTLTMASELGAYTLTDRGTWLAYQSKLDLAVLLEGDKRLFNPYQVILVNPKRYPDLNTEGARTLKNWLVSEHGQKLIGDFKVAGQALFVADANGK; the protein is encoded by the coding sequence ATGACGATAAAAACCAGCCTCAAACGTTTTGCCCTCTCCCTCGCCACTAGCCTGCTGATCGCCGGTGTTGCCCACGCCGAAGCGGATACTAATGCCACAAAAGCGCCGATCCGCCTCGCCACCACCACCAGCACCGAGCAGTCCGGTCTGCTGGGCTGGCTGCTGCCCCAGTTCACCAAAGAGACTGGTTATCCGGTGCAGGTAATGGCGGCCGGTACCGGCCAGAGCCTGAAGATGGGCGAAAACGGCGACGCGGATCTGGTGATGACCCACGCACCGTCTGCCGAGAAGAAGTTTGTCGACGCAGGCTTTGGCATCGAGCCGGTACACCTGATGTACAACGACTTCGTTATCGTCGGCCCGACGAAAGATCCGGCGGGTCTGGCCAAGCTGCACGACGCGGCCAAGGGGCTGCAAGCCATCAAGGATAAAGGCCAGACCTTTATCTCCCGCGGTGACGAGTCCGGCACCCACATCAAGGAGCAGACCCTGTGGCAAGCCGCAGACGTTAAACCCGAGTTTGCCGGTTACAAATCCATCGGCCAGGGGATGGGCCCCACCCTGACCATGGCCTCAGAGCTGGGTGCCTACACCCTGACCGACCGCGGCACCTGGCTCGCCTACCAGAGCAAGCTGGATCTCGCCGTGCTGCTGGAGGGTGACAAGCGCCTGTTCAACCCCTATCAGGTGATCCTGGTCAACCCCAAGCGATACCCGGATCTCAACACCGAAGGGGCCCGCACCCTGAAAAACTGGCTGGTCTCCGAGCATGGCCAGAAGCTGATCGGTGACTTCAAGGTGGCGGGTCAGGCGCTGTTTGTAGCGGATGCCAACGGGAAATAA